In one Hypomesus transpacificus isolate Combined female chromosome 18, fHypTra1, whole genome shotgun sequence genomic region, the following are encoded:
- the mbd4 gene encoding methyl-CpG-binding domain protein 4 isoform X2 yields the protein MEESCQASRMPPGWVRVVRQRKTGKTAGKMDVYITSPQGQRFRSRVSLQAFLLQDEGRDLHMEHFDFSTKGGGAETPLSLACQEGQKKETRQKERRGKLSNSRKQAPSSTSCRQRTRHRDQITILTQQSSDTAPFVRDTHHRDATRSCTDAGIPPPDIHKDVPQRNTHNLSSKDKDGSYSADKGPSATEDVILESSPQRKGLLREKLLRLAQPADPLDPSIGQQEKLIVSQLPAPVVTIQSATESEGEDEGLAEGKEVRKPDAKGEVMGDLETEVPEQVELLSSPETTGGSPTLVIDSSRKSKWSVDKRKTSPYFSRKALKEGLSPPRRKALKKWIPPRSPFNLVQETLFHHPWKLLVAAIFLNKTTGKMAIPVLWQFFEQYPSAEVARGADWKPLAGLLRPLGLYELRAKTIIRFSDEYLTKKWRYPIELHGIGKYGNDSYRIFCVEEWRQVTPQDHKLNKYHTWLQENYESLGI from the exons ATGGAGGAGTCATGCCAAGCTTCTAGAATGCCACCAGGCTGGGTGAGAGTGGTGAGACAGCGGAAAACTGGAAAGACAGCTGGTAAAATGGACGTCTATATAACAAG TCCCCAGGGACAGAGGTTTCGGTCCAGGGTATCTCTTCAAGCCTTTCTCCTCCAAGATGAAGGAAGAGATTTACACATGGAACACTTTGACTTCTCCACCAAGGGTGGCGGTGCAGAAACCCCTCTTTCCCTGGCCTGTCAGGAGGGACAGAAGAAGGAAaccagacagaaggagagacggGGGAAACTGtcaaacagcagaaaacaagccCCCTCATCCACATCCTGTAGGCAGAGGACCAGACACAGAGACCAAATCACCATTCTTACCCAGCAGTCTTCTGACACAGCTCCCTTCGTCAGggacacacatcacagagatGCAACAAGGAGTTGCACAGACGCTGGTATTCCGCCACCTGACATCCACAAAGACGTCCCTCAGAGAAACACTCATAACTTATCTAGCAAGGATAAGGATGGCAGTTATTCAGCTGACAAGGGCCCATCAGCAACTGAGGATGTCATCCTGGAGAGCAGTCCTCAAAGGAAAGGACTGCTGAGGGAGAAGCTACTGAGACTGGCCCAGCCTGCTGACCCACTAGATCCTTCTATTGGCCAACAGGAGAAACTTATAGTTTCTCAGCTTCCTGCTCCAGTAGTGACGATTCAGTCAGCCACTGAGAGTGAGGGGGAAGATGAGGGCTTGGCTGAGGGGAAGGAGGTTAGGAAGCCTGATGCTAAGGGTGAGGTTATGGGCGACTTGGAAACAGAGGTGCCGGAACAGGTGGAGCTGTTGTCATCTCCTGAGACCACTGGAGGGAGCCCTACACTCGTGATAGATTCCAGTAGAA AATCAAAGTGGTCGGTAGACAAACGGAAGACTAGTCCTTACTTCAGCAGGAAGGCACTAAAAGAGG GTCTGAGTCCCCCCAGGAGAAAAGCATTGAAGAAGTGGatcccccctcgctcccccttTAACTTGGTACAAGAGACCCTATTTCATCATCCTTGGAAACTTCTGGTGGCCGCCATCTTCCTCAACAAGACCACCG GTAAAATGGCCATCCCAGTGCTGTGGCAGTTCTTTGAACAGTACCCGTCAGCAGAGGTGGCCCGGGGGGCTGACTGGAAGCCCCTGGCTGGGCTGCTCCGGCCTCTGGGCTTGTATGAGCTCCGAGCCAAAACCATCATCAGGTTCTCTG ATGAGTACCTGACTAAGAAGTGGCGTTACCCCATAGAGCTCCATGGCATTGGAAAGTATGGCAATGACTCCTACAGGATATTCTGCGTGGAGGAATGGAGACAG GTGACTCCCCAGGATCACAAGTTGAACAAGTATCACACTTGGCTGCAGGAGAACTATGAAAGTCTAGGCATTTAA
- the mbd4 gene encoding methyl-CpG-binding domain protein 4 isoform X1 has translation MEESCQASRMPPGWVRVVRQRKTGKTAGKMDVYITSPQGQRFRSRVSLQAFLLQDEGRDLHMEHFDFSTKGGGAETPLSLACQEGQKKETRQKERRGKLSNSRKQAPSSTSCRQRTRHRDQITILTQQSSDTAPFVRDTHHRDATRSCTDAGIPPPDIHKDVPQRNTHNLSSKDKDGSYSADKGPSATEDVILESSPQRKGLLREKLLRLAQPADPLDPSIGQQEKLIVSQLPAPVVTIQSATESEGEDEGLAEGKEVRKPDAKGEVMGDLETEVPEQVELLSSPETTGGSPTLVIDSSRKSKWSVDKRKTSPYFSRKALKEGLSPPRRKALKKWIPPRSPFNLVQETLFHHPWKLLVAAIFLNKTTGKMAIPVLWQFFEQYPSAEVARGADWKPLAGLLRPLGLYELRAKTIIRFSDEYLTKKWRYPIELHGIGKYGNDSYRIFCVEEWRQVSESYKELHQYVPNIQCCLPPWRRLGH, from the exons ATGGAGGAGTCATGCCAAGCTTCTAGAATGCCACCAGGCTGGGTGAGAGTGGTGAGACAGCGGAAAACTGGAAAGACAGCTGGTAAAATGGACGTCTATATAACAAG TCCCCAGGGACAGAGGTTTCGGTCCAGGGTATCTCTTCAAGCCTTTCTCCTCCAAGATGAAGGAAGAGATTTACACATGGAACACTTTGACTTCTCCACCAAGGGTGGCGGTGCAGAAACCCCTCTTTCCCTGGCCTGTCAGGAGGGACAGAAGAAGGAAaccagacagaaggagagacggGGGAAACTGtcaaacagcagaaaacaagccCCCTCATCCACATCCTGTAGGCAGAGGACCAGACACAGAGACCAAATCACCATTCTTACCCAGCAGTCTTCTGACACAGCTCCCTTCGTCAGggacacacatcacagagatGCAACAAGGAGTTGCACAGACGCTGGTATTCCGCCACCTGACATCCACAAAGACGTCCCTCAGAGAAACACTCATAACTTATCTAGCAAGGATAAGGATGGCAGTTATTCAGCTGACAAGGGCCCATCAGCAACTGAGGATGTCATCCTGGAGAGCAGTCCTCAAAGGAAAGGACTGCTGAGGGAGAAGCTACTGAGACTGGCCCAGCCTGCTGACCCACTAGATCCTTCTATTGGCCAACAGGAGAAACTTATAGTTTCTCAGCTTCCTGCTCCAGTAGTGACGATTCAGTCAGCCACTGAGAGTGAGGGGGAAGATGAGGGCTTGGCTGAGGGGAAGGAGGTTAGGAAGCCTGATGCTAAGGGTGAGGTTATGGGCGACTTGGAAACAGAGGTGCCGGAACAGGTGGAGCTGTTGTCATCTCCTGAGACCACTGGAGGGAGCCCTACACTCGTGATAGATTCCAGTAGAA AATCAAAGTGGTCGGTAGACAAACGGAAGACTAGTCCTTACTTCAGCAGGAAGGCACTAAAAGAGG GTCTGAGTCCCCCCAGGAGAAAAGCATTGAAGAAGTGGatcccccctcgctcccccttTAACTTGGTACAAGAGACCCTATTTCATCATCCTTGGAAACTTCTGGTGGCCGCCATCTTCCTCAACAAGACCACCG GTAAAATGGCCATCCCAGTGCTGTGGCAGTTCTTTGAACAGTACCCGTCAGCAGAGGTGGCCCGGGGGGCTGACTGGAAGCCCCTGGCTGGGCTGCTCCGGCCTCTGGGCTTGTATGAGCTCCGAGCCAAAACCATCATCAGGTTCTCTG ATGAGTACCTGACTAAGAAGTGGCGTTACCCCATAGAGCTCCATGGCATTGGAAAGTATGGCAATGACTCCTACAGGATATTCTGCGTGGAGGAATGGAGACAGGTGAGTGAGTCATACAAGGAGTTACATCAATATGTGCCTAATATTCAGTGCTGTCTCCCACCATGGAGACGGTTGGGACACTAA
- the ift122 gene encoding intraflagellar transport protein 122 homolog isoform X2, with translation MRAVATWIDKVHDRDKVEQCIYDLAFKPDGSQLIVAAGNRVLVYDTSDGTLIQPLKGHKDTVYCVAYAKDGKRFASGSADKSIIIWTSKLEGILKYTHNDSIQCVAYNPVTHQLASCSSGDFGLWSPEQKSVSKHKVSSKITCCGWTNDGQYLALGMMNGVVSIRNKNGEEKVKIERPGGSSSPIWSIAWNPSKDEHNDILAVADWGQKLSFYQLSGKQIGKDRTLTYDPCCVSYFSKGEYIVMSGSDKQASLYTKDGVRLGTIGEQNSWVWTCRVKPDSNYVVLGCQDGTIAFVQLIFSTVHGLYKDRYAYRDSMTDVIVQHLITEQKVRIKCRELVKKIAIYRNRLAIQLPEKILIYELYSDDSSDMHYRIKEKICRKFECNLLVVCSLHIILCQEKRLQCLSFTSIKEKEWLMESLIRYIKVIGGPPGREGLLVGLKNGAILKIFVDNPFAITLLKQSTSVRCLDMSMSRSKLAVVDEHNTCLVYDINTKELLFQEPNANSVAWNTQCEDMLCFSGSGYLNIKASNFPVHQQKLQGFVVGYNGSKIFCLHVYSMSAVEVPQSAPMYQYLERKMFKEAYQIACLGVTDNDWRDLATEALEGLDFDTAKKAFIRVRDLRYLELISSIEERKKRGESDDNLFLADVYAYQGKFHEAAKLYKRNGYDSRALSMYTDLRMFEYAKEFVGAADPKNSRLLMSKQADWAKNSKEPRAAAEMYLSAGEHLKAIDIIGEHGWADMLIDIARKLDKAEREPLAKCAAYFKKLKHHGYASETFSKMGDMQALVQLHVEARHWEEAFSLVEKHVQFKDDVYVPYAQWLAENDRFEEAQKAFHKAGRQSEAVKVLEQLTHNAVVESRFNDAAYYYWMLSMQCLDIARESEEQREEMLKMVERFQQLAELYHVYHSVQRYTDEPFSSHLPETLFNISRFLLHNLTKDVPLGISKVNILYALAKQSQALGAFKLARHAYEKLQELHVPARFQDSMDLGSLTVRSKPFHDSEDLIPMCYRCSTNNPLLNSQGSACINCKQPFIYSASSYEVLPLVEFYLEEGITNEEAVSLIDLEVPRQDRKAARWQEMSSGESQSLKLDDGMDEAEEDPFTAKLSFEQGGSEFVAVKVSRSVLRSMSRRDVLIRRWPKPLKWKYYRSLLPDVSITMCPSCFQMFHSEDYELLVLQHNCCPYCRRPIDEPN, from the exons ATGAGAGCCGTCGCCACATGGATAGACAAAGTACATGATCGTGACAAAGTTGAGCAATG TATCTACGATCTTGCCTTCAAACCAGACGGCAGCCAACTTATTGTTGCTGCTGGAAATCGTGTATTG GTGTATGACACATCGGATGGAACTCTTATTCAACCCCTGAAAGGACACAAGGATACTGTTTACTGTGTGGCTTATGCTAAAGATG GAAAACGGTTTGCATCGGGGTCTGCTGACAAAAGCATCATAATATGGACTTCTAAACTGGAAGGGATTCTAAAATACAC CCATAATGACTCCATCCAGTGTGTGGCCTACAACCCTGTCACTCACCAACTGGCCTCCTGTTCCTCTGGGGACTTTG GTCTGTGGTCCCCAGAGCAGAAGTCTGTTTCCAAACATAAAGTCAGCAGCAAGATAACATGCTGCGG GTGGACCAACGATGGCCAGTACCTGGCCCTGGGAATGATGAATGGGGTGGTGAGCATCAGGAATAAAAACGGAGAGGAGAAGGTCAAAATAGAGCGTCCAGgaggctcctcctctcctatctggTCCATTGCCTGGAATCCATCAAA GGATGAGCACAATGATATCCTGGCTGTAGCAGACTGGGGCCAGAAGTTGTCCTTCTACCAGCTTAGCGGTAAACAG ATAGGGAAGGACAGAACTCTGACCTATGACCCCTGCTGCGTCAGCTACTTCTCCAAGGGGGAGTACATAGTCATGAGCGGCTCAGATAAGCAGGCCTCCCTTTACACTAAAGACGGGGTGCGGCTCGGCACCATCGGAGAGCAGAACTCCTGGGTGTGGACCTGCCGGGTCAAACCAGACTCCAACTATGTG GTGCTGGGCTGTCAGGATGGGACCATAGCTTTCGTCCAGCTCATCTTCAGCACCGTGCACGGCCTGTACAAGGACCGCTACGCCTACAGAGACAGTATGACCGACGTCATCGTCCAGCACCTCATCACCGAGCAGAAAG TGCGCATTAAGTGCAGGGAGCTGGTGAAGAAGATTGCCATCTACAGGAACCGCCTGGCCATCCAGCTTCCTGAGAAGATCCTCATATACGAGCTGTATTCGGACGATTCCTCCGACATGCACTACCGAATCAAGGAGAAGATCTGCAGGAAGTTTGAATGCAACCTGCTTGTGGTCTGTTCTCTGCACATCATCCTGTGCCAG GAGAAGAGACTTCAGTGCCTGTCCTTCACCAGCATCAAGGAGAAGGAGTGGCTGATGGAGTCTCTGATTCGCTACATCAAAGTGATTGGTGGCCCACCGGGCAGAGAGGGCCTGCTGGTGGGATTAAAGAACGGAGCA ATCCTGAAGATCTTTGTGGACAACCCGTTTGCCATCACGCTGCTGAAGCAGTCCACGTCGGTGCGCTGTCTGGACATGAGCATGTCCCGCAGCAAGCTGGCCGTGGTGGATGAACACAACACCTGTCTGGTCTATGACATCAACACCAAGGAGCTGCTCTTCCAG gagCCTAATGCGAACAGCGTAGCCTGGAACACCCAGTGTGAGGACATGCTGTGCTTCTCTGGTAGTGGCTACCTCAACATCAAGGCCAGCAACTTCCCTGTGCACCAGCAGAAGCTGCAAGGCTTTGTGGTGGGCTACAATGGCTCCAAGATCTTCTGCCTGCACGTGTACTCCATGTCTGCAGTGGAGGTGCCTCAG TCCGCTCCTATGTACCAATACCTGGAGAGGAAGATGTTTAAGGAGGCCTATCAGATCGCCTGTCTGGGGGTGACGGACAACGACTGGAGAGACCTGGCCACAGAGGCCCTGGAGGGACTGGACTTTGACACGGCCAAGAag GCCTTCATCAGAGTGCGGGACCTGCGTTACCTGGAGCTCATCAGTAGCATTGAG gagaggaagaagaggggtgAGAGTGACGATAATCTGTTCCTGGCCGACGTCTATGCCTACCAGGGCAAGTTCCACGAGGCTGCCAAGCTCTATAAACGCAATGGCTACGACTCCAGAGCTCTGAGCATGTACACGGACCTGCGCATGTTTGAGTACGCCAAG GAGTTTGTGGGGGCAGCAGACCCTAAGAACTCTCGGCTGCTGATGTCCAAACAGGCTGACTGGGCCAAGAACAGCAAGGAGCCGCGAGCTGCGGCTGAGATGTACCTGTCTGCGGGAGAGCACCTCAAGGCCATCGACATCATAGGGGAGCACGGCTGGGCAGACAT GCTGATTGACATAGCCCGTAAGCTGGATAAGGCCGAGCGCGAGCCCCTGGCTAAGTGTGCGGCCTACTTCAAGAAGCTGAAGCACCACGGCTACGCCTCAGAGACCTTCTCCAAGATGGGGGACATGCAGGCCCTGGTGCAGCTGCATGTGGAGGCCCGCCACTGGGAAGAG gcctTCTCTCTGGTGGAGAAACATGTCCAGTTCAAAGACGACGTGTATGTACCCTACGCCCAGTGGCTGGCGGAGAACGACCGCTTTGAGGAGGCACAGAAAG catTCCACAAGGCGGGCCGGCAGAGCGAAGCCGTAAAGGTGCTGGAGCAGCTTACCCACAATGCCGTGGTGGAGAGCAGGTTCAATGATGCAGCCTACTATTACTGGATGCTGTCTATGCAGTGTTTGGACATTGCCAGGG aaagtgaagagcagagggaggagatgcTGAAGATGGTTGAACGTTTCCAGCAGCTGGCAGAGCTTTACCACGTCTACCACTCGGTGCAGCGCTACACG GATGAACCTTTCAGCTCGCATCTGCCAGAGACGCTCTTCAACATATCCAGGTTCCTTCTTCACAACCTCACAAAAGACGTGCCACTGGGCATCTCCAAAGT TAATATCCTGTATGCCTTGGCCAAGCAGAGTCAGGCCCTGGGGGCCTTCAAGCTGGCCAGACATGCTTATGAGAAGCTGCAGGAGCTGCATGTCCCCGCCCGCTTCCAGGACTCCATGGACCTGGGCAGCCTCACCGTCCGCTCCAAGCCCTTCCATGACAGCGAG GACCTGATTCCCATGTGTTACCGCTGCTCCACCAACAACCCCCTCCTTAACAGTCAGGGCAGCGCCTGCATCAACTGCAAACAGCCCTTCATCTACTCAGCCTCTTCGTACG aggtgcTACCTCTGGTGGAGTTCTACCTGGAGGAAGGCATCACTAACGAGGAGGCTGTGTCTCTCATCGACCTGGAGGTCCCACGGCAGGACCGGAAGGCGGCTCGCTGGCAGGAGATGAGCAGCGGGG AATCCCAGTCTCTGAAGCTGGATGATGGGATGGATGAAGCTGAGGAGGACCCCTTCACGGCCAAGCTCAGCtttgag CAGGGTGGCTCTGAGTTTGTGGCTGTGAAGGTGAGTCGCTCCGTGCTGCGCTCCATGAGCAGGAGGGATGTCCTGATCAGGCGCTGGCCCAAGCCCCTCAAGTGGAAGTACTACCGCTCCCTGCTGCCTGACGTCAGCATCACCATGTGCCCCTCCTGCTTCCAG ATGTTCCACAGTGAGGACTATGAGCTGCTGGTGCTGCAACACAACTGCTGTCCCTACTGCCGCAGGCCCATCGACGAGCCCAACTGA
- the ift122 gene encoding intraflagellar transport protein 122 homolog isoform X1: MMNGVVSIRNKNGEEKVKIERPGGSSSPIWSIAWNPSKDEHNDILAVADWGQKLSFYQLSGKQIGKDRTLTYDPCCVSYFSKGEYIVMSGSDKQASLYTKDGVRLGTIGEQNSWVWTCRVKPDSNYVVLGCQDGTIAFVQLIFSTVHGLYKDRYAYRDSMTDVIVQHLITEQKVRIKCRELVKKIAIYRNRLAIQLPEKILIYELYSDDSSDMHYRIKEKICRKFECNLLVVCSLHIILCQEKRLQCLSFTSIKEKEWLMESLIRYIKVIGGPPGREGLLVGLKNGAILKIFVDNPFAITLLKQSTSVRCLDMSMSRSKLAVVDEHNTCLVYDINTKELLFQEPNANSVAWNTQCEDMLCFSGSGYLNIKASNFPVHQQKLQGFVVGYNGSKIFCLHVYSMSAVEVPQSAPMYQYLERKMFKEAYQIACLGVTDNDWRDLATEALEGLDFDTAKKAFIRVRDLRYLELISSIEERKKRGESDDNLFLADVYAYQGKFHEAAKLYKRNGYDSRALSMYTDLRMFEYAKEFVGAADPKNSRLLMSKQADWAKNSKEPRAAAEMYLSAGEHLKAIDIIGEHGWADMLIDIARKLDKAEREPLAKCAAYFKKLKHHGYASETFSKMGDMQALVQLHVEARHWEEAFSLVEKHVQFKDDVYVPYAQWLAENDRFEEAQKAFHKAGRQSEAVKVLEQLTHNAVVESRFNDAAYYYWMLSMQCLDIARESEEQREEMLKMVERFQQLAELYHVYHSVQRYTDEPFSSHLPETLFNISRFLLHNLTKDVPLGISKVNILYALAKQSQALGAFKLARHAYEKLQELHVPARFQDSMDLGSLTVRSKPFHDSEDLIPMCYRCSTNNPLLNSQGSACINCKQPFIYSASSYEVLPLVEFYLEEGITNEEAVSLIDLEVPRQDRKAARWQEMSSGESQSLKLDDGMDEAEEDPFTAKLSFEGGSEFVAVKVSRSVLRSMSRRDVLIRRWPKPLKWKYYRSLLPDVSITMCPSCFQMFHSEDYELLVLQHNCCPYCRRPIDEPN; the protein is encoded by the exons ATGATGAATGGGGTGGTGAGCATCAGGAATAAAAACGGAGAGGAGAAGGTCAAAATAGAGCGTCCAGgaggctcctcctctcctatctggTCCATTGCCTGGAATCCATCAAA GGATGAGCACAATGATATCCTGGCTGTAGCAGACTGGGGCCAGAAGTTGTCCTTCTACCAGCTTAGCGGTAAACAG ATAGGGAAGGACAGAACTCTGACCTATGACCCCTGCTGCGTCAGCTACTTCTCCAAGGGGGAGTACATAGTCATGAGCGGCTCAGATAAGCAGGCCTCCCTTTACACTAAAGACGGGGTGCGGCTCGGCACCATCGGAGAGCAGAACTCCTGGGTGTGGACCTGCCGGGTCAAACCAGACTCCAACTATGTG GTGCTGGGCTGTCAGGATGGGACCATAGCTTTCGTCCAGCTCATCTTCAGCACCGTGCACGGCCTGTACAAGGACCGCTACGCCTACAGAGACAGTATGACCGACGTCATCGTCCAGCACCTCATCACCGAGCAGAAAG TGCGCATTAAGTGCAGGGAGCTGGTGAAGAAGATTGCCATCTACAGGAACCGCCTGGCCATCCAGCTTCCTGAGAAGATCCTCATATACGAGCTGTATTCGGACGATTCCTCCGACATGCACTACCGAATCAAGGAGAAGATCTGCAGGAAGTTTGAATGCAACCTGCTTGTGGTCTGTTCTCTGCACATCATCCTGTGCCAG GAGAAGAGACTTCAGTGCCTGTCCTTCACCAGCATCAAGGAGAAGGAGTGGCTGATGGAGTCTCTGATTCGCTACATCAAAGTGATTGGTGGCCCACCGGGCAGAGAGGGCCTGCTGGTGGGATTAAAGAACGGAGCA ATCCTGAAGATCTTTGTGGACAACCCGTTTGCCATCACGCTGCTGAAGCAGTCCACGTCGGTGCGCTGTCTGGACATGAGCATGTCCCGCAGCAAGCTGGCCGTGGTGGATGAACACAACACCTGTCTGGTCTATGACATCAACACCAAGGAGCTGCTCTTCCAG gagCCTAATGCGAACAGCGTAGCCTGGAACACCCAGTGTGAGGACATGCTGTGCTTCTCTGGTAGTGGCTACCTCAACATCAAGGCCAGCAACTTCCCTGTGCACCAGCAGAAGCTGCAAGGCTTTGTGGTGGGCTACAATGGCTCCAAGATCTTCTGCCTGCACGTGTACTCCATGTCTGCAGTGGAGGTGCCTCAG TCCGCTCCTATGTACCAATACCTGGAGAGGAAGATGTTTAAGGAGGCCTATCAGATCGCCTGTCTGGGGGTGACGGACAACGACTGGAGAGACCTGGCCACAGAGGCCCTGGAGGGACTGGACTTTGACACGGCCAAGAag GCCTTCATCAGAGTGCGGGACCTGCGTTACCTGGAGCTCATCAGTAGCATTGAG gagaggaagaagaggggtgAGAGTGACGATAATCTGTTCCTGGCCGACGTCTATGCCTACCAGGGCAAGTTCCACGAGGCTGCCAAGCTCTATAAACGCAATGGCTACGACTCCAGAGCTCTGAGCATGTACACGGACCTGCGCATGTTTGAGTACGCCAAG GAGTTTGTGGGGGCAGCAGACCCTAAGAACTCTCGGCTGCTGATGTCCAAACAGGCTGACTGGGCCAAGAACAGCAAGGAGCCGCGAGCTGCGGCTGAGATGTACCTGTCTGCGGGAGAGCACCTCAAGGCCATCGACATCATAGGGGAGCACGGCTGGGCAGACAT GCTGATTGACATAGCCCGTAAGCTGGATAAGGCCGAGCGCGAGCCCCTGGCTAAGTGTGCGGCCTACTTCAAGAAGCTGAAGCACCACGGCTACGCCTCAGAGACCTTCTCCAAGATGGGGGACATGCAGGCCCTGGTGCAGCTGCATGTGGAGGCCCGCCACTGGGAAGAG gcctTCTCTCTGGTGGAGAAACATGTCCAGTTCAAAGACGACGTGTATGTACCCTACGCCCAGTGGCTGGCGGAGAACGACCGCTTTGAGGAGGCACAGAAAG catTCCACAAGGCGGGCCGGCAGAGCGAAGCCGTAAAGGTGCTGGAGCAGCTTACCCACAATGCCGTGGTGGAGAGCAGGTTCAATGATGCAGCCTACTATTACTGGATGCTGTCTATGCAGTGTTTGGACATTGCCAGGG aaagtgaagagcagagggaggagatgcTGAAGATGGTTGAACGTTTCCAGCAGCTGGCAGAGCTTTACCACGTCTACCACTCGGTGCAGCGCTACACG GATGAACCTTTCAGCTCGCATCTGCCAGAGACGCTCTTCAACATATCCAGGTTCCTTCTTCACAACCTCACAAAAGACGTGCCACTGGGCATCTCCAAAGT TAATATCCTGTATGCCTTGGCCAAGCAGAGTCAGGCCCTGGGGGCCTTCAAGCTGGCCAGACATGCTTATGAGAAGCTGCAGGAGCTGCATGTCCCCGCCCGCTTCCAGGACTCCATGGACCTGGGCAGCCTCACCGTCCGCTCCAAGCCCTTCCATGACAGCGAG GACCTGATTCCCATGTGTTACCGCTGCTCCACCAACAACCCCCTCCTTAACAGTCAGGGCAGCGCCTGCATCAACTGCAAACAGCCCTTCATCTACTCAGCCTCTTCGTACG aggtgcTACCTCTGGTGGAGTTCTACCTGGAGGAAGGCATCACTAACGAGGAGGCTGTGTCTCTCATCGACCTGGAGGTCCCACGGCAGGACCGGAAGGCGGCTCGCTGGCAGGAGATGAGCAGCGGGG AATCCCAGTCTCTGAAGCTGGATGATGGGATGGATGAAGCTGAGGAGGACCCCTTCACGGCCAAGCTCAGCtttgag GGTGGCTCTGAGTTTGTGGCTGTGAAGGTGAGTCGCTCCGTGCTGCGCTCCATGAGCAGGAGGGATGTCCTGATCAGGCGCTGGCCCAAGCCCCTCAAGTGGAAGTACTACCGCTCCCTGCTGCCTGACGTCAGCATCACCATGTGCCCCTCCTGCTTCCAG ATGTTCCACAGTGAGGACTATGAGCTGCTGGTGCTGCAACACAACTGCTGTCCCTACTGCCGCAGGCCCATCGACGAGCCCAACTGA
- the LOC124480447 gene encoding rhodopsin-like, which yields MNGTEGPNFYVPMSNRTGVVRSPFEAPQYYLAARWKYSVVATYMVFLILTAFPVNFLTLYVTIEHKKLRTALNYILLNLAVADLFMVVGGFTVTLYTALNGYFVLGVVGCYIEGFFATMGGEIALWSLVVLAIERYVVVCKPMSNFRFGEKHAVVGVAFTWIMALTCAVPPLVGWSRYIPEGMQCSCGIDYYTPNPELHNTSFVIYMFILHFSIPLVIIFFCYGRLLCTVRAAAAQQQESETTQRAEKEVTRMVIVMVISFLVCWVPYATVAWYIFCNQGTEFGPVFMTAPAFFAKSAALYNPCIYILLNRQFRNCMLTTVCCGKNPFGEEEVTTTSSKTQSSSISTVSSSQVAPA from the exons ATGAACGGCACTGAGGGCCCTAACTTCTACGTGCCCATGTCCAACAGGACGGGCGTGGTACGGAGCCCGTTCGAGGCCCCCCAGTACTACCTGGCTGCGCGCTGGAAGTACTCAGTCGTGGCTACCTACATGgtcttcctcatcctcaccgCCTTCCCCGTCAACTTCCTCACCCTGTACGTCACCATCGAGCACAAGAAGCTGAGGACCGCCCTGAACTACATCCTGCTGAACCTGGCGGTGGCCGACCTCTTCATGGTGGTGGGCGGCTTCACGGTGACCCTCTACACGGCCCTGAATGGCTACTTTGTCCTGGGGGTGGTCGGCTGCTACATTGAGGGATTCTTCGCCACCATGGGAG GGGAGATCGCTCTCTGGTCACTGGTGGTCCTGGCCATCGAACGCTACGTTGTGGTCTGTAAACCAATGAGCAACTTCCGTTTTGGAGAGAAGCATGCTGTTGTGGGAGTGGCCTTTACCTGGATCATGGCCCTCACCTGTGCTGTTCCTCCTCTTGTGGGCTGGTCCAG GTACATTCCTGAGGGAATGCAGTGCTCCTGTGGGATTGACTACTACACCCCGAATCCTGAGCTCCACAACACGTCTTTCGTCATCTACATGTTCATCCTGcacttctccatccctctggtCATCATCTTCTTCTGCTATGGCCGCCTGCTCTGCACTGTTCGGGCG GCCGCAGCCCAGCAGCAGGAGTCAGAGACGACCCAGAGGGCGGAGAAGGAAGTCACTCGCATGGTGATCGTCATGGTGATCTCCTTCCTGGTGTGCTGGGTGCCCTATGCCACTGTGGCCTGGTACATCTTCTGCAATCAGGGAACTGAGTTTGGCCCTGTCTTTATGACTGCCCCGGCCTTCTTTGCCAAGAGCGCTGCCCTCTACAACCCGTGTATCTACATCCTGCTCAACAGACAG TTTAGGAACTGCATGCTGACCACGGTGTGCTGTGGGAAGAATCCGTTCGGGGAGGAAGAAGTCACCACGACATCATCTAAAACCcagtcctcctccatctccacggTGTCCTCCAGCCAGGTGGCTCCTGCTTGA